A genome region from Schistocerca nitens isolate TAMUIC-IGC-003100 chromosome 4, iqSchNite1.1, whole genome shotgun sequence includes the following:
- the LOC126253496 gene encoding eukaryotic translation elongation factor 1 epsilon-1 has protein sequence MVLCDENRLRQLCRSLGVETPNLKSDAGGNVTISASDLSNGRLPNELVTGFGTIALSLAKKADNSLLGKTAEEEACVRQWVEYAVCYINLMDSPGVQQRVLKELNSFLADKTFFVSYHQTLVDKMYYHLLYDVMSSLTFQEKEQYVHLSRWYNHLQQDTKLRQNNKLIMFSRRLLYV, from the exons ATGGTGTTATGTGATGAAAATCGACTTCGGCAGCTATGCAGAAGCCTTGGTGTGGAGACGCCTAATTTAAAATCGGATGCTGGAGGAAATGTAACG ATTAGTGCATCGGATCTGAGCAATGGAAGACTACCAAATGAACTAGTTACAGGATTTGGAACAATTGCATTGTCATTAGCTAAGAAAGCAGATAATTCACTGCTAGGAAAAACAGCAGAAGAAGAAGCTTGTGTGAGACAGTGGGTTGAATATGCAGTTTGCTACATTAATTTAATGGATTCCCCTGGTGTGCAGCAACGTGTACTAAAG GAACTGAATAGTTTCTTGGCAGACAAAACATTTTTTGTCTCATATCATCAAACTTTAGTGGACAAGATGTATTACCATCTGTTGTATGATGTTATG TCCAGTTTGACATTTCAAGAAAAGGAACAATATGTACATCTTTCACGATGGTACAACCATTTGCAGCAAGACACGAAGTTGAGGCAAAACAACAAATTAATCATGTTCAGCAGAAGGCTGTTGTATGTgtaa